The following are from one region of the Streptomyces fradiae genome:
- a CDS encoding L-serine ammonia-lyase, with the protein MAISVFDLFSIGIGPSSSHTVGPMRAARMFARRLKNEGLLAHTASIRAELYGSLGATGHGHGTPKAVLLGLEGNSPRTVDVENADDEFERIKASGKINLLGAHEIPFSFDDDLILHRRKALPYHANGMTVFAYDAEGALILEKTYYSVGGGFVVDEDAVAGENPIIPDDTVLKYPFRTGDELLRLTKETGLSISSLMLENEKAWRTEDEIRAGLLEIWRVMQACVSRGMSREGILPGGLKVRRRASTLARKLRSEGDPTTHAMEWITLYAMAVNEENAAGGRVVTAPTNGAAGIIPAVLHYYMNFVPGADEDGVVRFLLAAGAIGMLFKENASISGAEVGCQGEVGSACSMAAGALAEVLGGSPEQVENAAEIGMEHNLGLTCDPVGGLVQIPCIERNGMASVKAVTAAKMSMRGDGSHLVSLDKVIKTMKETGADMSVKYKETARGGLAVNIIEC; encoded by the coding sequence GTGGCCATCTCGGTCTTCGACCTGTTCTCGATCGGCATCGGCCCGTCGAGCTCCCACACGGTGGGCCCGATGCGCGCGGCCCGCATGTTCGCCCGCCGGCTGAAGAACGAGGGCCTGCTCGCCCACACCGCGTCGATACGGGCGGAGCTGTACGGCTCGCTGGGCGCGACCGGCCACGGCCACGGCACCCCGAAGGCGGTGCTGCTCGGCCTGGAGGGCAACTCGCCGCGCACGGTCGACGTGGAGAACGCCGACGACGAGTTCGAGCGGATCAAGGCGAGCGGGAAGATCAACCTGCTCGGCGCGCACGAGATCCCGTTCTCCTTCGACGACGATCTGATCCTGCACCGCCGCAAGGCGCTGCCGTACCACGCCAACGGCATGACGGTCTTCGCGTACGACGCCGAGGGCGCGCTCATCCTGGAGAAGACGTACTACTCGGTCGGCGGCGGCTTCGTCGTGGACGAGGACGCGGTGGCCGGCGAGAACCCGATCATCCCGGACGACACCGTCCTGAAGTACCCCTTCCGCACCGGCGACGAGCTGCTCCGCCTCACCAAGGAGACCGGCCTGTCGATCTCCTCGCTGATGCTGGAGAACGAGAAGGCCTGGCGCACCGAGGACGAGATCCGCGCCGGCCTCCTGGAGATCTGGCGGGTCATGCAGGCCTGCGTCTCGCGCGGCATGTCCCGCGAGGGCATCCTGCCGGGCGGCCTGAAGGTCCGCCGCCGCGCCTCGACCCTGGCCCGCAAGCTGCGCTCCGAGGGCGACCCGACCACCCACGCGATGGAGTGGATCACTCTGTACGCGATGGCCGTGAACGAGGAGAACGCGGCGGGCGGCCGCGTGGTCACCGCCCCGACGAACGGCGCGGCCGGCATCATCCCGGCCGTCCTGCACTACTACATGAACTTCGTGCCCGGGGCCGACGAGGACGGCGTGGTCCGCTTCCTCCTCGCCGCCGGCGCCATCGGCATGCTCTTCAAGGAGAACGCCTCCATCTCCGGCGCCGAGGTCGGCTGCCAGGGCGAGGTCGGCTCCGCCTGCTCCATGGCCGCCGGCGCCCTCGCCGAGGTCCTCGGCGGCTCCCCCGAGCAGGTGGAGAACGCCGCCGAGATCGGCATGGAGCACAACCTGGGCCTGACCTGCGACCCGGTCGGCGGCCTCGTCCAGATCCCCTGCATCGAGCGCAACGGCATGGCCTCGGTCAAGGCCGTCACGGCGGCGAAGATGTCGATGCGCGGCGACGGCAGCCACCTGGTCTCCCTCGACAAGGTCATCAAGACCATGAAGGAGACCGGCGCGGACATGTCGGTCAAGTACAAGGAGACCGCGCGGGGCGGGCTCGCGGTGAACATCATCGAGTGCTGA